In one Fusarium keratoplasticum isolate Fu6.1 chromosome 5, whole genome shotgun sequence genomic region, the following are encoded:
- a CDS encoding Zn(2)-C6 fungal-type domain-containing protein produces the protein MDPAPPDTKRPRLSSWPAGTPQQGVSLPHPHPHHAHPNQLPPPPPPPPPPGALHHPGTSPYQHYPPRSAEHSSAPPTPAHTAPAQPHPDADRRHHEQEPYPPVQDYHRQQQQQQQQQHPPPHQPPPSPAHPAHQPYPPYGSRDPPIKRDPGEDQRRPNSTGHAPEGMPSTPHLPPTSHPPPPPPPGSYPDNPPRHMNYESAPSMPPTPGGYRAPSFPPPTPVPHQPSYEQHGGYPSGHEPFYSVYSSSVPAKKKNTRASQACDSCRQLKAKCDETKPCKTCKEKGVECKYRDPVPKATDKAQADILEGLTAVQSSLSTIMSQIGRFDQRLVKMESLLPKHAPTLELKTEPATDDDFKRAPASPYVSNGASAETYYPNEPHRDHPSAEPIPLRMMAEDEMEVEPGPPVPPGEPAIPINHTTLAGLLLEWPSIRELTKHHLEQEGIRYISEYPISQEQNRGVLIVYGRGEDSHPSRHIREPADHGNLDMADDSSDMASPSPAADWGQLGGLSPPDQVEYKGGVLAFDGNPDFSEAKVWSYVESFKDNILNMHPIIQPKLLDYWVRHFLDTLPAAHPRSAKPQTSKPAFAVGGGSQTPETTGSKRKRSPGPDGSEPPTPAPPRAGRPDRSIHSALVLTVLALGKICLYRDNVPDVVHSTEPLPHGSPAIRNGAVPPSPNQGSPPGFSSHSHSSGLPSPKEQDRNIHSRRSSIHGVSGFRSGYSLKKNYEVIPGLEYFAYATDILGNHTGAYNNMKNVYANIFAGLYHGQLGRPMESFAFIHKASHKLQVIMRPSLDKMRRIKRNSEFIQETKYNQLALTFWTCLQLESDLIAEMQLPPSGLLSYEDDMPHPNMSLLEGYDQRILDSYPGQLYLRTHLNSIHRMFYAPEDPTKAGKDKFRNVGVVSDAVSGMHWVAPSFAFREDDPPADDILAARLRAKYWGAQVITYRPFIRQILQFSHSIKNHASSPNFPNVTSEFRQDITAPVIHPKARTHGDIDPQVVELAKKGIKALIESTRAFHGLGEKRPIITNVFGTAHAQWGNLLVLSAAFKDPVLHSYVDEELLRTLFHKTIQFLRQSATATSSLRTDMHILEGLQRDLFMYPDPRTTSSFSSGTSAPGYHTPRPVAMAAPPQVPHHMNDQVLPRPMPHHLQQMSSSHGQ, from the exons ATGGATCCTGCACCTCCCGATACCAAACGCCCACGCCTCTCTTCGTGGCCGGCCGGCACACCTCAACAAGGAGTGTCACTACCGcatcctcaccctcatcACGCACATCCGAACCAGcttccaccaccgccgccgcctcctcctcctcccggcGCGCTCCATCATCCTGGGACGAGCCCGTATCAACATTATCCCCCTCGATCTGCCGAACACTCATCAGCGCCGCCGACGCCTGCTCATACTGCGCCAGCGCAACCGCATCCCGACGCCgatcgtcgccatcatgaacaaGAGCCTTACCCTCCTGTCCAAGACTATCACcggcaacaacagcagcagcaacagcagcaacatccGCCTCCGCATCAGCCCCCTCCGTCGCCGGCGCATCCAGCGCATCAGCCGTACCCGCCGTACGGTTCCCGAGATCCTCCCATAAAACGGGATCCTGGTGAGGATCAACGCCGGCCCAACTCGACGGGCCATGCGCCCGAGGGGATGCCATCGACACCACATCTCCCACCGACCTCtcatccaccaccacctcccccTCCAGGCAGCTACCCCGACAATCCACCACGACACATGAATTACGAAAGCGCGCCTTCGATGCCCCCGACACCGGGTGGCTATCGTGCTCCTAGCTTCCCCCCGCCGACTCCCGTCCCTCACCAACCATCTTACGAGCAACATGGAGGATATCCCTCCGGCCACGAGCCGTTCTATAGTGTCTACTCGTCATCCGTACCAgctaagaagaagaacaCGCGGGCATCTCAG GCGTGTGATAGCTGCAggcagctcaaggccaagtgtGATGAGACCAAGCCATGCAAGACATGCAAGGAAAAGGGCGTGGAGTGCAAATACCGAGATCCGGTACCCAAAGC AACGGACAAGGCCCAAGCCGACATTCTGGAGGGGCTCACAGCTGTGCAGAGCTCTCTGAGCACCATTATGAGCCAAATCGGACGATTCGACCAGAGGCTGGTCAAGATGGAATCCCTCTTGCCGAAGCATGCCCCGACATTGGAATTGAAGACCGAGCCTGCGACAGATGACGATTTCAAGCGCGCTCCAGCATCTCCCTACGTTTCGAACGGCGCTTCTGCCGAGACCTATTACCCGAATGAACCACACCGTGATCATCCATCAGCGGAGCCCATTCCTCTTCGCATGATGgctgaggatgagatggaagtTGAACCTGGTCCACCAGTCCCTCCTGGAGAACCTGCCATTCCGATCAACCACACGACTCTTGCGGGCCTACTCCTGGAATGGCCGTCGATTCGTGAGCTAACAaagcatcatctcgagcAGGAAGGGATTCGGTACATCAGCGAGTATCCTATCAGCCAAGAGCAGAACAGAGGTGTCTTGATCGTATATGGACGGGGCGAAGATTCTCACCCTTCACGGCATATCCGGGAGCCCGCCGACCATGGAAACCTGGATATGGCCGACGATTCATCAGACATGGCGTCTCCTTCGCCAGCGGCTGACTGGGGACAACTCGGTGGCCTGAGCCCCCCCGATCAGGTGGAATACAAGGGTGGTGTTTTGGCGTTCGATGGAAACCCCGACTTCTCGGAGGCGAAGGTGTGGTCATACGTGGAGAGTTTCAAAGACAACATCCTGAACATGCACCCGATCATCCAGCCAAAGCTCCTAGATTACTGGGTTCGACATTTTCTGGATACTCTTCCTGCGGCGCATCCACGATCAGCAAAGCCGCAGACGTCGAAGCCCGCTTTTGCCGTTGGGGGAGGTTCGCAGACGCCCGAGACCACGGGCTCAAAGCGGAAGCGATCGCCAGGGCCGGATGGGTCCGAGCCACCCACACCCGCGCCGCCCCGTGCCGGCCGGCCGGATCGGTCCATCCACAGCGCTTTAGTTCTTACGGTGCTGGCTTTGGGTAAGATCTGTCTGTATCGTGACAACGTGCCCGACGTGGTGCACTCGACAGAACCGCTTCCTCACGGCAGCCCTGCCATCCGGAATGGCGCTGTTCCTCCTTCGCCGAACCAAGGCTCCCCTCCTGGATTCTCGTCGCACTCGCATTCATCAGGACTCCCATCGCCGAAGGAGCAGGACAGGAATATTCATAGCCGCCGGTCTTCGATTCACGGCGTCAGTGGCTTCCGCTCTGGATATAGTCTCAAGAAGAACTACGAAGTAATTCCAGGCTTGGAGTACTTTGCCTACGCCACGGATATTCTTGGCAACCACACAGGTGCCTACAACAACATGAAGAATGTGTACGCCAACATTTTTGCGGGATTGTACCATGGACAGTTGGGAAGGCCTATGGAGAGCTTTGCCTTTATCCACAAGGCGAGCCACAAGCTCCAGGTCATCATGAGACCGAGTCTGGACAAGATGCGACGAATCAAGCGGAATAGCGAGTTCATTCAGGAAACCAAGTACAACCAGCTCGCCCTGACGTTCTGGACCTGTCTCCAGCTTGAGAGTGAtctcatcgccgagatgcAGCTTCCGCCATCGGGTCTTCTCTCGTATGAAGACGACATGCCTCATCCTAACATGAGTCTCCTCGAAGGTTATGACCAGCGTATCCTAGACAGCTACCCCGGTCAGCTGTATCTCCGAACACATCTCAACAGCATCCACCGGATGTTCTACGCCCCCGAAGACCCAaccaaggctggcaaggaTAAGTTTAGGAACGTCGGGGTTGTGTCTGACGCCGTCTCGGGGATGCACTGGGTGGCTCCCAGCTTTGCATTCCGGGAGGATGATCCTCCAGCGGACGATATCCTAGCGGCAAGGCTGCGGGCCAAGTATTGGGGTGCGCAGGTCATCACATATCGACCATTTATCCGACAGATCCTGCAGTTCTCGCACTCGATCAAGAACCATGCATCCAGCCCCAACTTCCCCAACGTCACGTCCGAGTTTCGACAGGATATTACGGCACCCGTGATCCACCCCAAGGCCAGGACACATGGCGATATCGATCCGCAGGTGGTGGAATTGGCTAAGAAGGGTATCAAGGCACTCATTGAGAGCACACGGGCCTTCCACGGTCTGGGTGAAAAGCGACCCATCATCACGAATGTGTTTGGCACAGCGCATGC GCAATGGGGCAACCTACTGGTTCTGTCGGCAGCGTTCAAGGACCCAGTCCTCCACTCGTACGTGGATGAGGAATTGCTGCGAACACTGTTCCACAAGACGATTCAGTTCCTTCGACAATCGGCAACAGCGACGAGCTCACTGAGGACGGATATGCATATCCTTGAAGGCCTTCAGCGAGACCTCTTTATGTACCCCGACCCGAGGACgacctcgagcttctcgagcggCACGAGTGCACCCGGCTACCACACGCCTCGACCAGTTGCAATGGCTGCACCACCGCAGGTGCCTCACCACATGAACGACCAGGTTCTTCCACGACCCATGCCTCACCATCTGCAACAGATGAGTTCATCGCACGGGCAGTGA